The Sulfolobus acidocaldarius DSM 639 genome has a window encoding:
- a CDS encoding AAA family ATPase, whose translation MLFDPTPKDNREDFFNRDEEINRVRSLSSPITLVLGLRRTGKSSIIKIALNELSLPYIYLDLRKFEDRAYISFKDLLLELEREVKKLTRKFPSLVDFLKGVKGVSIAGNEVRFNWGVKNRLNFSDLLETLNDWSKDRVIIAFDEAQDLINLRGVNLLYPLAYTFDNLKKVRIIMSGSEMRLLYRFLGVENPKSPLFGRAMNEVELRPFDHEKSIEFLRRGFKEVNVEFREYERVYEELGGIPGWLTYFGYYFIQTRNLEESMDRTLERAKGLVMEEFNNFLSKRLIAKERYMVIMKRIANGCSRWSEIKTAVEIHEGREISDSEIYNYLNNLMDSSWIVKDEEKNEYCPAEKLIGRVFRV comes from the coding sequence TTGCTTTTCGACCCAACTCCAAAGGACAACAGGGAGGACTTCTTTAATAGAGATGAGGAGATAAACAGGGTCAGATCACTTTCCTCACCAATTACACTAGTTTTAGGACTCAGGAGAACAGGTAAATCCTCTATCATAAAGATAGCACTTAACGAGTTATCTTTGCCATACATATACTTAGACCTGAGGAAATTCGAGGACAGGGCATACATCTCCTTTAAAGACCTCCTACTTGAGTTGGAGAGAGAAGTGAAAAAACTCACAAGGAAGTTCCCGTCACTAGTAGACTTCTTAAAGGGAGTTAAAGGGGTAAGTATAGCAGGAAACGAGGTGAGGTTTAACTGGGGAGTAAAAAATAGGTTAAACTTCAGTGACTTGTTGGAAACACTAAATGATTGGTCAAAGGACAGGGTCATTATAGCCTTTGATGAAGCCCAAGACCTGATAAACCTCAGGGGAGTAAACTTACTTTACCCATTGGCTTATACATTTGATAACCTCAAAAAGGTGAGAATAATAATGAGTGGAAGTGAGATGAGGTTACTCTACAGGTTTTTGGGAGTTGAAAACCCAAAGTCACCACTATTTGGGAGGGCAATGAATGAGGTCGAACTTAGACCCTTTGACCACGAGAAGAGCATAGAGTTTCTGAGGAGAGGCTTTAAGGAGGTGAATGTTGAGTTTAGGGAATATGAAAGGGTTTATGAAGAGCTGGGAGGAATACCAGGCTGGTTAACGTATTTTGGCTACTACTTTATCCAGACAAGGAACTTAGAGGAGAGTATGGACAGAACGCTTGAGAGGGCTAAAGGGTTGGTGATGGAGGAGTTCAACAATTTCCTCTCTAAGAGGCTAATAGCTAAGGAGAGGTATATGGTAATAATGAAGAGAATAGCGAATGGCTGTAGTAGATGGAGCGAGATAAAGACCGCTGTGGAGATTCATGAGGGTAGAGAGATTAGCGACTCAGAGATCTATAACTACCTTAACAACCTGATGGACTCATCCTGGATAGTAAAGGACGAGGAGAAAAATGAATATTGTCCTGCTGAAAAGCTTATAGGTAGAGTGTTTAGGGTTTGA
- the tmk gene encoding dTMP kinase, protein MKGILIAFEGIDGSGKSSQASLLKSWLSKRRYTFITEWNSSEWIHDIIKEAKKKNLLTPLTFSLIHATDFADRYEKYILPMLKCGFVVIADRYIYTAYARDSVRGVDIEWVKKLYSFAVKPDITFYIRVPSEVALKRLKSSRRQIKPTEAGADVFPNLTPEEGFIKYQSSIIEVYDRIAEENNFVVVDGTKDPRQVQSEIRGKVMELWRREGL, encoded by the coding sequence ATGAAGGGTATTCTCATAGCCTTTGAGGGGATAGACGGTTCGGGTAAGTCAAGTCAGGCTTCCCTCCTCAAGAGCTGGTTGTCAAAGAGGAGGTATACCTTCATAACCGAGTGGAACTCATCTGAGTGGATCCACGACATCATAAAGGAGGCTAAGAAGAAGAACTTACTGACCCCACTGACATTTAGCCTAATCCACGCGACTGACTTTGCCGACAGGTATGAGAAGTACATACTACCAATGTTAAAGTGTGGGTTTGTTGTAATAGCTGACAGGTACATATACACTGCCTATGCAAGGGACAGTGTGAGGGGGGTCGACATCGAGTGGGTCAAGAAGCTATACTCCTTTGCTGTCAAACCTGACATCACTTTTTACATAAGGGTTCCATCTGAGGTGGCACTGAAGAGGTTGAAGAGCTCAAGGAGACAGATCAAGCCAACAGAGGCTGGGGCTGATGTATTCCCTAACCTTACCCCTGAGGAGGGCTTCATAAAGTACCAGTCGTCTATCATAGAAGTCTACGACAGGATAGCTGAGGAGAACAACTTTGTTGTTGTTGACGGCACAAAGGACCCAAGACAAGTACAGAGTGAGATAAGAGGTAAGGTGATGGAGTTATGGAGAAGGGAAGGATTATAG
- a CDS encoding helix-turn-helix domain-containing protein: MTFGESFGKFLTKTDCVKIVNILRDEYNVNISEIAKKIGITRSAIYHWIWEIAKYIDEENKAKLLDLLYEKDRVRAISFVQELLVEYMGFLEKEKRKILKTTPELETRIIYTNPNVTISPQEGVRRYAIKVL; encoded by the coding sequence ATGACATTTGGTGAATCTTTTGGAAAGTTTCTTACTAAGACAGACTGCGTAAAAATAGTCAACATATTACGTGATGAATACAATGTCAATATTTCTGAAATAGCTAAGAAGATAGGGATAACCAGAAGTGCAATATACCACTGGATTTGGGAGATTGCGAAGTACATTGATGAGGAGAATAAGGCTAAGTTATTAGATTTGCTATACGAGAAGGACAGAGTTAGAGCTATCTCATTTGTTCAGGAATTGTTAGTAGAGTATATGGGGTTTCTTGAAAAAGAAAAGAGAAAGATACTAAAGACAACCCCAGAGCTCGAAACTAGAATTATATATACAAACCCTAACGTAACCATATCACCACAGGAAGGTGTCCGGAGATATGCAATTAAGGTCTTGTAG
- a CDS encoding IS607 family transposase, translating to MEKLLRPKEVCQTLGISYRTLLRWIDQGKIKAVKTEGGIYRIPYSEVERILKNKITNEVRAVIYARVSSSDQKSDLDRQIEYLTNYCLAKGYKVVDTLSDISSGLNTKRKNLLKLFQLVKEGKVDVVVITYKDRLTRFGFEYLEYFFQQFGVRVEVVLGEEPKDAYQELVEDLLSIVTSFAGKLYGIRSHKKTLLREGVKKLIGELSEK from the coding sequence GTGGAAAAACTACTGAGACCTAAGGAAGTCTGCCAAACTCTAGGCATAAGTTATAGGACTTTGTTGAGGTGGATTGATCAAGGTAAGATAAAGGCTGTTAAGACTGAGGGTGGTATTTATAGGATACCTTACAGTGAAGTCGAGAGGATTTTAAAGAATAAGATAACTAACGAAGTTAGAGCAGTCATTTACGCTAGGGTATCATCATCAGACCAAAAAAGTGATTTAGATAGGCAGATAGAATACCTGACAAACTATTGCTTGGCAAAGGGATATAAGGTAGTCGATACATTAAGTGACATATCAAGTGGTTTAAACACTAAGAGGAAGAACTTGTTAAAACTCTTCCAGCTAGTCAAAGAAGGAAAGGTTGATGTTGTAGTTATAACTTACAAGGATAGGCTTACTAGGTTTGGGTTCGAGTACCTAGAGTACTTCTTCCAACAGTTTGGTGTTAGGGTAGAAGTCGTACTGGGTGAAGAGCCAAAGGATGCGTACCAAGAGCTTGTAGAGGACTTGTTATCAATAGTTACAAGCTTTGCTGGTAAACTTTACGGTATAAGGAGTCATAAGAAGACGTTGCTGAGAGAAGGTGTAAAAAAGTTGATAGGTGAGTTAAGTGAAAAGTGA
- a CDS encoding dTMP kinase: protein MEKGRIIAIEGIMSSGKTTHVQSLRDYLEDRGYVVTTIGIQSSKLMADAIASVKRDIVFQRRTLFLAYVTDLADQTENLVKPSLDSGFIVIADGYVLTLEAWALTRRLEREWVEGVLSMLPKASLSISLISPPTEIMRRIIKRKGFLDPLSESVDLNVKEDTFLAYKKYVKEFQSHLKSISPNVLVTKNNVNEVNREIERLVREELKIDA from the coding sequence ATGGAGAAGGGAAGGATTATAGCAATAGAGGGTATAATGAGTTCAGGTAAGACCACCCACGTTCAGAGCTTGAGGGACTACCTGGAGGACAGGGGATATGTGGTTACAACTATAGGTATACAGTCGTCAAAGCTCATGGCGGACGCTATTGCCAGTGTGAAGAGGGACATTGTGTTCCAGAGGAGGACACTGTTCTTAGCCTATGTAACTGACCTAGCAGACCAGACGGAGAATTTAGTGAAGCCCTCACTGGACTCAGGTTTTATTGTCATAGCTGATGGTTATGTCCTGACACTGGAGGCTTGGGCTCTGACCAGGAGACTGGAGAGGGAGTGGGTCGAGGGGGTACTCTCCATGCTGCCTAAGGCGTCTCTCTCAATTTCCCTGATATCGCCCCCCACAGAGATAATGAGGAGGATCATAAAGAGGAAGGGGTTTCTTGACCCGCTGAGTGAGAGCGTTGACCTCAACGTGAAGGAAGACACGTTTTTGGCGTATAAGAAATACGTGAAGGAGTTTCAGAGTCACTTGAAGTCGATCTCCCCAAATGTCCTAGTTACTAAAAACAACGTGAATGAAGTTAACAGGGAGATAGAGAGGTTAGTGAGGGAGGAGCTGAAAATTGACGCCTGA
- a CDS encoding RNA-guided endonuclease InsQ/TnpB family protein gives MLSLKVNSEVYTRLKEVEEEYKQILEDAIDYGLRNNIKSFTRLKAGIYRQERARHPSLPSHYIYTACEDASARLKSFMRRKKEGKTYTDKPELRNVTVHLDDHLWRFSLGEVRIATRKGWVSLKPFFTKLFWKYYNKGWALASESSFKLCKGNVVKLYPVFKKPLPKPYDVKGFIPVDLNEDNVSLLLDGKPLLVETSVKKITLGYAYKRKRISEGRSTKDRDVKRALKSLKERFKKLDIRRKLAKLIVTEALREGKGIVLEDLPKNTPEKMVQDIKDKQLRDRIYKSAFASLKNAIVEKAKEFGVPVLLVNPAYTSSVCPIHECKIIYPPDGSSAPRVGMCEKGREEWHRDVVALYNLLKKAGYVSPMPLGSKESHDPLTVRLGEWLRAKSLHLTLNVNRMMGMTV, from the coding sequence ATGTTAAGCCTTAAAGTCAACTCAGAAGTTTATACAAGGCTCAAGGAGGTTGAGGAGGAGTATAAGCAAATACTTGAGGACGCCATAGATTACGGTTTAAGGAATAACATAAAGTCGTTTACAAGGCTTAAGGCCGGTATCTATAGGCAAGAAAGGGCTAGACACCCCTCTCTACCATCTCATTACATCTACACAGCTTGTGAAGACGCTAGTGCTAGGTTAAAGAGCTTTATGAGGAGGAAAAAGGAAGGAAAAACGTACACTGACAAGCCTGAACTTAGAAATGTTACTGTCCACCTAGACGACCACTTGTGGAGGTTTTCCCTAGGCGAAGTTAGGATTGCTACAAGAAAGGGTTGGGTGTCATTAAAGCCATTCTTCACTAAACTGTTCTGGAAGTACTACAATAAAGGTTGGGCTCTAGCTAGCGAGTCCTCTTTCAAACTGTGTAAAGGAAACGTGGTTAAGCTTTACCCAGTCTTTAAGAAACCATTACCAAAGCCTTACGACGTCAAGGGCTTCATACCAGTTGACTTAAACGAGGACAATGTTTCCTTACTGCTAGACGGCAAACCTTTACTGGTAGAGACTAGTGTTAAGAAGATTACTTTAGGTTATGCTTACAAGAGGAAGAGGATTAGTGAGGGTAGGTCTACGAAGGATAGGGATGTTAAGAGGGCTTTGAAGAGCTTGAAAGAGAGGTTTAAGAAATTGGACATTCGTAGAAAGTTGGCTAAGCTGATTGTCACTGAGGCTTTGAGAGAGGGTAAGGGTATAGTGCTAGAAGACTTACCTAAAAATACTCCAGAGAAGATGGTTCAAGACATTAAGGACAAACAGCTGAGGGACAGGATTTACAAGTCTGCTTTTGCATCTCTGAAAAATGCTATCGTAGAGAAGGCTAAGGAGTTTGGTGTACCTGTTTTACTAGTTAACCCTGCTTATACTTCCTCTGTTTGTCCAATACATGAGTGTAAAATCATTTACCCACCCGATGGGAGCTCTGCTCCAAGGGTGGGCATGTGTGAGAAGGGTAGAGAGGAGTGGCATAGGGATGTAGTAGCGTTATACAACCTCTTAAAGAAGGCTGGTTATGTGAGCCCAATGCCGTTGGGCTCGAAGGAGTCCCATGACCCACTCACCGTAAGATTAGGTGAGTGGTTGAGGGCTAAGTCCCTACACTTGACCTTGAATGTCAATAGAATGATGGGAATGACAGTGTAG
- the cas4 gene encoding CRISPR-associated protein Cas4: MIKKPFLRYRDLTGQPDYILAFYHYFSPLDIKAGEKVRLDHKMQVIFYSYLMERKGMLVKEGLIYYVKLKRIVRVKYTNQERRYIESVINKIRGTESGRRKERIVQPAKKCINCGFLPYCNPLRQGSLYVREI; the protein is encoded by the coding sequence GTGATAAAGAAGCCCTTCTTACGCTACAGGGACTTAACAGGTCAGCCTGACTATATCCTAGCCTTCTATCACTACTTTTCTCCGTTAGACATCAAGGCTGGTGAAAAGGTAAGATTGGACCACAAAATGCAAGTTATCTTTTACTCCTACCTGATGGAGAGAAAAGGAATGTTGGTAAAGGAAGGTTTAATATATTACGTGAAGCTAAAAAGGATAGTTAGGGTCAAGTACACTAATCAGGAGAGAAGATATATCGAGAGCGTAATTAATAAGATAAGGGGAACAGAGAGCGGAAGGAGAAAAGAGAGGATAGTCCAACCTGCAAAGAAATGTATCAACTGCGGATTCTTGCCCTACTGCAATCCCCTAAGGCAAGGGAGTCTTTATGTAAGGGAGATATAG
- the sixA gene encoding phosphohistidine phosphatase SixA yields MINLIIVRHGEAEPQVDGTDDKDRKLIKKGIKQMKRVASLLDQMDYTIDRYLTSTLMRAYQSAEVILDELGEDQGKIETLNELNPDRDPIEFINRLKDLDNISILVVGHEPFLSHLIKSLCGGNVEMKKGALAVVEYDSKEGKGQLKLLLNQKVMKLM; encoded by the coding sequence ATGATAAATTTAATCATAGTTAGGCACGGGGAGGCTGAGCCCCAGGTAGACGGTACCGACGATAAGGACAGGAAACTCATAAAGAAGGGTATAAAGCAGATGAAGAGAGTTGCGTCATTACTTGACCAGATGGACTACACAATTGACAGGTATCTGACCAGTACTTTGATGAGGGCTTACCAGAGTGCCGAAGTCATATTAGACGAGTTAGGGGAGGACCAGGGCAAGATAGAGACCCTTAATGAGCTCAACCCTGACAGGGACCCAATTGAGTTCATAAACAGGCTGAAAGACCTGGACAACATAAGTATCCTAGTTGTGGGACATGAGCCTTTTCTCTCCCACTTGATAAAGAGCCTGTGTGGGGGTAATGTTGAGATGAAGAAGGGTGCCCTTGCCGTTGTGGAGTACGACTCCAAGGAGGGTAAAGGGCAGTTGAAGTTACTACTTAACCAGAAGGTAATGAAGTTGATGTGA
- the cas1 gene encoding CRISPR-associated endonuclease Cas1, with amino-acid sequence MKDGKKIAFVKDHGAHLRVNKGMIECSVKDEVKWSVSPSELSSIVVISRSAISSEVIKLAYEHGVDLVFFEKYEPIAKLIPARYSGSMRLWLKQMLVVHRKTMYLYAREFVYGKLHNQMMTLRYYERKYSLDLKTRVLSELAKSVLALTDVKEIMQVEAQGAKVYWSGVKNLLPKSLGFKGRKKRIELNKDPFNVALNIGYAMLRKLVLSALISVGLNPYIGFLHRVRSGRTSLVFDLMEEFRSPLVDRKLIGIAREDPEKVKDPKTAYTLNLDEDLVYTQARKLANSLLHDEEYKPFLSK; translated from the coding sequence ATGAAAGATGGGAAAAAGATAGCATTCGTTAAGGACCACGGGGCTCACCTGAGGGTCAACAAGGGAATGATAGAGTGCTCAGTTAAAGATGAGGTCAAGTGGTCTGTGTCTCCTTCAGAGTTGTCCTCGATCGTCGTGATCTCAAGGTCAGCTATATCCTCTGAGGTGATAAAGTTAGCCTATGAGCATGGTGTAGACCTGGTATTCTTCGAGAAGTATGAACCAATAGCTAAGCTCATACCAGCTAGGTATTCTGGGTCAATGAGGCTTTGGCTGAAACAGATGCTTGTAGTGCACAGGAAGACCATGTACTTGTACGCAAGGGAGTTTGTCTACGGCAAGCTTCACAACCAGATGATGACACTAAGGTACTATGAGAGGAAGTACTCCTTAGACCTTAAGACTAGAGTGCTAAGTGAACTTGCAAAGAGTGTGTTAGCACTTACAGATGTGAAAGAGATCATGCAGGTTGAAGCACAGGGTGCCAAGGTCTACTGGAGTGGAGTGAAGAACTTACTCCCTAAGTCCCTGGGGTTTAAGGGGAGGAAAAAGAGGATTGAACTTAACAAGGACCCCTTTAATGTGGCTTTAAATATAGGCTACGCCATGTTGAGGAAGCTGGTCCTCTCTGCTCTCATATCTGTGGGGCTCAACCCCTATATAGGTTTTTTACACAGGGTGAGGAGCGGTAGGACGTCACTGGTTTTCGACTTAATGGAGGAGTTCAGATCTCCACTTGTGGACAGGAAGTTAATAGGGATAGCAAGGGAAGACCCTGAAAAAGTTAAGGATCCTAAGACAGCCTATACACTTAACCTGGACGAGGACTTGGTGTATACTCAGGCTAGGAAGTTGGCAAACTCGCTACTCCACGACGAAGAGTATAAGCCATTCCTCAGTAAGTGA
- the cas2 gene encoding CRISPR-associated endonuclease Cas2: MLYVVFYDISDDDLRGKVADFLKKKGLVRLQFSVFFGELNSSRVKDLTAGLRLYAKRRSEGERFNVLILPVTETQFKQRIVIGGSGEHEERGDSNVLW; encoded by the coding sequence ATGTTATATGTGGTGTTTTACGACATAAGTGATGACGACCTGAGGGGGAAGGTAGCTGACTTCCTTAAAAAGAAGGGACTGGTAAGGTTGCAGTTCAGTGTTTTCTTTGGAGAATTGAACTCCTCTAGGGTTAAGGACCTGACAGCAGGCTTAAGGCTTTACGCCAAAAGGAGGTCTGAGGGGGAGAGGTTTAACGTGTTGATACTGCCTGTCACAGAGACCCAGTTTAAGCAGAGGATAGTAATAGGTGGTTCAGGAGAACATGAAGAAAGGGGAGACTCAAACGTGTTGTGGTAA
- a CDS encoding Ppx/GppA phosphatase family protein → MRYAVIDTGYNSTRLCIYDLFPNQTFRILGSQKSFLRLGEGVKEGSPISPDRVNEAEKVFKSFRAILNKKGIKDVKLVGTSAFRYASNGNQVAELLSEIIGVKMRVLTGEEEGEMSAVGVLNTLPVDSGAMFDLGGGSLEVVYFDSRQVKEVYHFDLGALKLARELKDESELRKRIRSELSVLKPIKGVLVGSGGNIRAIAKMDARVSAFPLKSIHGYVIKTKQIGKYSKVLMNLDPEERENLPGIGKERSYTVHTASVVIEELGNALDSPTIMISSFGLREGVLMERVFDNPRERWLESIAYWFNVDPPWELYNYFNDQYMKVASYISGIMRMTGFLDPYEMCHKFTKYAVVPGFTASEMVMMSLLCKASTGELKKKSLGSLKSVTNKSEVLKKGKEIRRVVESSVAGVL, encoded by the coding sequence ATGCGATATGCGGTAATAGACACGGGTTACAACTCCACAAGGCTGTGTATTTACGACCTTTTCCCAAACCAGACTTTCAGGATTTTAGGCTCCCAGAAGTCTTTCTTGAGACTTGGAGAGGGGGTGAAGGAGGGCTCCCCCATTTCCCCTGACAGGGTAAACGAAGCTGAGAAGGTCTTCAAGTCATTTAGGGCAATACTCAACAAGAAGGGTATAAAGGACGTAAAACTAGTGGGGACAAGTGCTTTCAGGTATGCCTCCAACGGCAACCAGGTGGCTGAACTACTGTCAGAGATTATTGGGGTTAAAATGAGAGTCCTCACAGGGGAAGAAGAGGGGGAGATGTCTGCCGTAGGTGTACTGAACACTCTCCCTGTGGACTCAGGGGCAATGTTTGACCTTGGAGGAGGGTCACTTGAAGTGGTCTACTTTGACTCTAGGCAAGTTAAGGAGGTCTACCACTTTGACCTTGGGGCACTGAAGTTAGCTAGAGAGCTGAAAGACGAGAGTGAGTTGAGAAAGAGGATAAGGAGTGAGCTCTCGGTGTTAAAACCCATAAAGGGAGTGCTTGTCGGTTCAGGGGGGAATATAAGGGCAATAGCGAAGATGGACGCTAGAGTTTCAGCCTTTCCACTTAAGTCCATCCACGGTTACGTGATAAAGACAAAACAGATAGGCAAGTACTCCAAGGTGTTAATGAACCTCGACCCTGAGGAGAGGGAGAACTTACCTGGGATAGGTAAGGAGAGGTCATACACAGTGCACACAGCCTCAGTTGTCATTGAGGAGTTAGGTAACGCGTTGGACAGTCCGACCATCATGATCTCCTCCTTTGGTCTGAGGGAAGGTGTACTAATGGAGAGAGTCTTTGACAACCCCAGGGAGAGGTGGTTGGAGTCAATAGCCTACTGGTTTAATGTTGACCCGCCGTGGGAGTTATACAACTACTTCAATGACCAGTACATGAAGGTGGCGTCGTACATATCAGGTATAATGAGGATGACAGGGTTTCTGGACCCATACGAGATGTGCCACAAATTCACTAAGTACGCTGTGGTGCCCGGGTTTACTGCAAGTGAGATGGTCATGATGTCCCTCCTGTGTAAAGCCTCCACTGGGGAGTTGAAGAAAAAGAGTTTAGGCTCACTGAAGAGTGTCACAAACAAGTCTGAAGTCCTGAAGAAGGGGAAGGAGATAAGGAGGGTAGTAGAGTCGTCAGTGGCTGGTGTGCTATGA
- a CDS encoding ribbon-helix-helix domain-containing protein produces the protein MEIQTVTIRIDTEVLKKIDELITLGIFSSRNEALNTVIRIGLDELKFWREIIRKYEDLKKKRVEVFIDKPLEELLKERDRF, from the coding sequence ATGGAAATTCAAACTGTCACCATAAGGATCGATACAGAGGTGTTAAAGAAGATCGATGAACTAATAACGTTAGGTATATTCAGCTCTAGAAATGAGGCACTGAATACTGTAATCAGGATAGGACTGGATGAGTTAAAGTTTTGGAGGGAAATAATAAGGAAATATGAGGATTTGAAAAAGAAAAGGGTAGAGGTCTTCATAGATAAGCCACTTGAGGAACTCCTCAAAGAAAGGGATAGGTTTTGA
- the cas6 gene encoding CRISPR-associated endoribonuclease Cas6, producing MIFYTSFEITTDHDIILPPFTSKLSRLILVKLSDTYSKLQYQNTSYKPLRVTVIKDPEGRPVYARGRGKSIINGNQSYSFTFSFQDENIFREIMEKVQTTVEAWNTKFQVNLKDIKVVDQTESLRSESKLYRMEFLTPTLLQPIRPNLKRKDNRFVLFPYVPILLFSIVKHWNQNMDQKIHGVTGLKTLYYMREVDYRLRPVTTYYDGKPVRGFTGWTVFELRSKRNSKITRNVQKLLEYANYFGVGKSRAIGFGEVNVKVIDE from the coding sequence GTGATATTCTACACATCCTTTGAGATCACTACTGACCACGACATAATACTCCCACCTTTCACCTCAAAGTTAAGTAGGTTAATATTGGTGAAGCTCTCAGACACATACTCAAAACTCCAGTATCAGAACACTTCTTATAAGCCCCTGAGGGTGACTGTTATTAAGGACCCAGAAGGGAGACCTGTTTACGCAAGGGGAAGGGGAAAGTCGATAATTAACGGTAATCAAAGTTATTCCTTTACCTTTTCTTTTCAGGACGAGAATATTTTCAGAGAAATAATGGAGAAAGTACAGACTACAGTCGAGGCGTGGAATACTAAGTTCCAGGTCAACCTAAAGGACATTAAGGTCGTAGACCAGACGGAGAGCCTTAGATCTGAGAGTAAGCTTTACAGGATGGAGTTTTTAACACCCACCCTCCTACAACCCATAAGACCTAACCTGAAGAGGAAGGACAACAGGTTCGTCCTCTTTCCATATGTGCCCATACTCCTGTTCTCCATTGTTAAGCACTGGAACCAGAACATGGATCAAAAAATACACGGAGTCACTGGGCTTAAGACGTTATATTATATGAGGGAAGTGGACTACAGGCTACGTCCAGTCACAACTTATTATGACGGAAAGCCTGTGAGGGGCTTCACAGGGTGGACCGTTTTTGAGCTAAGGTCAAAGAGGAACAGTAAGATCACTAGGAATGTCCAGAAGTTGCTGGAGTACGCAAACTACTTCGGTGTAGGCAAGAGTAGGGCAATTGGCTTTGGTGAGGTAAATGTTAAGGTAATAGATGAATGA